Proteins encoded in a region of the Dorea longicatena genome:
- a CDS encoding SdpI family protein produces MKEMIRKYRGTLISSALVILAGVLVGFTSIQGKWINLFFVVMQCVFVAIIFYDNRNRQQNRKVIGMTIWIIPVITLLYNGIVRLVDMGADIENLFMAFIYYGTGLMFMVIGNYLPKVKQNNTIGIRVVWTLQDEENWSATHRFSGKIWVASGILCMLCGLFAESIAALVLYVVSIMAAVIISVLYSYFFYKKKIETGEKLKIQYKKKAIVRYGIVTILTIIFIIGSLFWGSIDIQFQDNSFTIKAQGWSDYTVDYTKIDSISYEENLFQNSNDYRTNGLGNFKYAMGNFRNDVYGNYIRYTHSSCHSYVVMNIGGKILVVNGENDPATKEIYHNISEKK; encoded by the coding sequence ATGAAGGAAATGATAAGAAAATATAGAGGTACATTAATTAGCTCTGCATTGGTAATTCTTGCAGGAGTCCTGGTGGGTTTTACGAGTATACAAGGTAAGTGGATAAATCTATTTTTTGTAGTGATGCAATGTGTGTTTGTTGCAATCATATTTTATGATAACAGGAACAGACAACAGAATCGCAAGGTTATAGGGATGACTATATGGATCATACCTGTTATTACATTGCTTTATAATGGTATTGTCAGATTGGTTGATATGGGAGCAGATATAGAGAATTTATTTATGGCATTCATTTATTATGGGACAGGTTTAATGTTCATGGTTATAGGAAATTATCTGCCAAAGGTAAAACAGAACAATACGATAGGAATCAGGGTCGTATGGACATTGCAGGATGAAGAAAATTGGAGTGCAACGCATAGATTCAGTGGGAAAATATGGGTGGCATCAGGTATTCTGTGCATGCTTTGCGGTCTTTTTGCAGAAAGCATAGCTGCACTTGTTTTGTATGTTGTAAGCATTATGGCAGCAGTAATCATCAGTGTTCTTTATTCCTATTTCTTTTATAAGAAAAAGATAGAAACCGGAGAAAAATTAAAAATTCAATATAAAAAAAAGGCAATTGTGAGATACGGAATCGTAACAATTTTAACTATTATATTCATTATAGGAAGTTTGTTTTGGGGAAGTATTGATATTCAGTTCCAAGATAACAGTTTTACTATCAAGGCTCAGGGATGGAGTGATTATACCGTAGACTATACGAAGATTGACAGTATCTCGTATGAAGAAAATTTATTTCAGAACTCGAATGATTATAGGACCAATGGATTAGGGAATTTTAAATATGCTATGGGAAATTTTAGAAATGATGTTTATGGAAATTATATCCGTTATACGCATTCATCTTGTCATTCATATGTAGTGATGAACATAGGTGGAAAAATATTAGTTGTTAATGGTGAAAATGATCCGGCAACAAAGGAAATCTATCATAATATCAGCGAGAAAAAATAA
- a CDS encoding CD1871A family CXXC motif-containing protein, translated as MLKCKKIFQFVIFITGTAMIGYGVIRGEAAAVFGKAIKLCLECVGIG; from the coding sequence ATCTTGAAGTGCAAAAAAATATTTCAATTTGTAATATTCATCACAGGTACAGCCATGATTGGCTATGGTGTGATCCGAGGTGAAGCTGCTGCCGTCTTTGGCAAAGCAATAAAATTATGTCTGGAGTGTGTTGGAATTGGATAA
- a CDS encoding TlpA disulfide reductase family protein codes for MKTKRTFLSILTLCIALLFTACSGKGTADTEKSQNTKTESGSESADDSNSKLNDLYQQENQIFADHEDVWNKAFGMMSKSAADQNGNYADYLADTVESNKDSFTDDELKTLTADIEIIRKIEEQIAEIEKKNTGSDNTDQKNSSNDTSPFKNFSGQDYDGNSVDESLFSKNAVTVINFWFTGCKPCVAELSKLNELNDAIKSMGGEVVGINTETFDGNKTAIKEAKTLLKSQGAKYRNLSIDSSSDAGKYASDIMAFPTTILVDRNGNIVGDPMLGGIDNQDNYDTLMKQIQSVIDADSTKK; via the coding sequence ATGAAAACAAAAAGAACATTTCTCTCTATTTTAACACTTTGCATAGCATTATTATTTACAGCATGTAGCGGGAAAGGAACTGCAGACACAGAAAAATCTCAGAATACCAAGACTGAATCCGGCTCAGAATCTGCAGACGATTCCAACTCTAAACTGAATGATTTATATCAGCAGGAAAATCAGATCTTCGCAGATCACGAAGATGTATGGAACAAAGCATTTGGCATGATGAGCAAAAGTGCTGCAGATCAAAATGGAAACTATGCGGATTATCTGGCTGACACTGTTGAATCAAACAAAGACTCTTTTACAGATGACGAGCTGAAAACACTTACCGCTGATATTGAAATTATCCGAAAAATCGAGGAACAGATCGCTGAGATTGAAAAGAAAAATACAGGATCTGATAACACCGATCAGAAAAACAGTTCCAACGACACATCTCCTTTCAAGAATTTTTCTGGTCAGGATTATGATGGGAATTCTGTTGATGAAAGCCTGTTTTCCAAAAATGCAGTAACTGTCATCAATTTCTGGTTCACCGGATGCAAGCCTTGTGTTGCCGAGTTATCTAAACTTAACGAATTAAACGATGCAATCAAATCAATGGGCGGCGAAGTCGTAGGCATCAATACAGAAACCTTCGATGGAAATAAAACTGCCATAAAAGAAGCAAAGACTCTTCTCAAGAGCCAGGGTGCTAAATATCGCAATCTTTCCATTGACTCTTCTTCAGATGCAGGGAAATACGCATCCGATATCATGGCATTTCCTACAACAATACTGGTCGATAGAAATGGTAATATTGTAGGTGATCCGATGCTCGGCGGGATTGATAATCAAGACAATTATGATACTCTGATGAAACAGATTCAGTCTGTCATCGATGCTGATAGCACAAAAAAATAA
- a CDS encoding autorepressor SdpR family transcription factor, with the protein MKGRDEFLGIQDTLKALADPIRREILNLLKKGRLSAGEICEHFSVTGASISRHLAILREADLIRNQREGKFIYYELNTSVLEDVMLWITDLKGAADDEGNDKKI; encoded by the coding sequence ATGAAAGGTCGTGATGAATTTTTGGGTATACAAGATACATTAAAAGCACTGGCTGATCCAATACGACGTGAGATTTTGAACCTGTTGAAAAAAGGGCGGCTTTCAGCCGGAGAAATATGTGAGCATTTTTCGGTAACGGGAGCATCTATATCAAGACATCTGGCAATATTGAGGGAAGCTGATTTGATTCGAAATCAAAGAGAAGGAAAGTTTATTTATTATGAATTAAACACTTCCGTACTGGAAGATGTCATGTTGTGGATAACAGACTTGAAAGGAGCAGCGGACGATGAAGGAAATGATAAGAAAATATAG
- a CDS encoding 4Fe-4S binding protein, which yields MDKKTKLLSKKVARIRGWIQAIATLLTNIHIPNLLKGKIYQGKIKTVCVPGLNCYSCPAATGACPIGAFQAVIGSSRFKFSYYITGFFILLGMILGRFICGFLCPFGWFQDLLHKIPGKKFSTARLKLLRYLKYMILIVFVILLPMFVTNSVGMGDPFFCKYICPQGVLEGAIPLSLGNTAIRSALGTLFSFKCLILITVVLLSILFYRPFCKWICPLGAIYSLFNKISFLNIKVEGSKCVGCNQCSKACKMDIDVCKTPNHPECIRCGACIKACPKDAIQYQFLGKTCPKKEQQQSTITNR from the coding sequence TTGGATAAAAAAACGAAATTACTATCAAAAAAAGTTGCCAGAATACGGGGATGGATACAGGCAATTGCCACATTACTTACCAATATCCATATTCCCAATTTACTTAAAGGCAAAATATATCAGGGCAAGATTAAAACAGTATGTGTGCCAGGATTAAACTGCTATTCCTGTCCTGCTGCAACAGGCGCCTGCCCCATTGGAGCTTTTCAGGCGGTTATCGGATCCTCCCGATTTAAATTTTCATATTACATAACCGGGTTTTTCATTCTACTCGGTATGATACTCGGAAGATTTATCTGTGGTTTTTTATGTCCGTTTGGCTGGTTTCAGGATTTACTTCATAAAATCCCCGGAAAAAAATTTTCCACAGCCCGTCTGAAGCTGCTAAGATACTTGAAATATATGATCCTCATTGTTTTCGTTATCCTTCTGCCAATGTTTGTAACGAACTCTGTAGGAATGGGGGATCCGTTCTTCTGTAAATACATTTGCCCACAAGGTGTTTTGGAAGGAGCCATACCACTGTCACTTGGAAATACCGCTATAAGGTCTGCACTTGGAACACTTTTTTCTTTTAAATGTCTTATTTTAATTACAGTTGTTTTGTTGAGTATTTTGTTTTACAGGCCGTTCTGTAAATGGATCTGTCCTCTTGGAGCGATCTATTCATTATTTAATAAGATCAGCTTTCTTAATATTAAGGTTGAAGGCAGCAAATGTGTCGGATGCAATCAATGTTCAAAGGCATGTAAAATGGATATTGATGTGTGCAAGACTCCAAATCATCCAGAATGTATACGATGCGGGGCTTGCATCAAGGCTTGTCCAAAAGATGCGATCCAATATCAGTTTCTGGGAAAAACATGCCCCAAAAAAGAACAGCAGCAATCAACCATAACCAACCGGTAA
- a CDS encoding sensor histidine kinase, with protein MKKMSLQWRLTCITTLCIAIICGCLTMFVYKNGVYYMDSLQKAVDAQGDDSGGDSEEIYISIPEDKWDEFSNDFSVQVYNNKEDYKRNSLIVSALLALLGGVAAYFISGHALKPIREFSDKIEEVQAQNLADSGIEECKIKELNQLSVSYNKMLERLSDAFEIQRQFTASAAHELRTPLSLMQVQLDLYHSTQHPGSDADTVQMIKMLTEQNDRLGKMVKTLLDMSELQTVGRDEKIILNDLVDEVLEDLEPLAQEKNIKLIGKYKNITMIGSDILIYRLVYNLVENAIKYNHSDGQVTVNAYKNQKHIYLSVEDTGSGIPKELRERVFEPFFRVDKSRSRELGGVGLGLALVHEIVRVHDGSISIKSNPAGGTIFEVIFDQKSKE; from the coding sequence ATGAAAAAAATGTCACTGCAGTGGAGACTTACTTGTATAACTACATTGTGTATTGCGATTATATGTGGGTGCCTGACAATGTTTGTCTATAAAAATGGTGTGTATTATATGGATTCCCTGCAAAAGGCTGTTGACGCTCAGGGAGATGACAGCGGAGGTGATTCGGAAGAAATATACATCAGCATACCAGAGGACAAGTGGGATGAGTTCTCAAATGATTTTTCTGTTCAAGTGTACAATAATAAAGAAGACTACAAAAGAAACAGTCTGATAGTTTCGGCTTTATTGGCTCTCCTTGGTGGAGTGGCCGCATATTTTATAAGTGGACATGCGCTTAAACCAATTCGTGAGTTTTCTGATAAAATTGAAGAAGTGCAGGCTCAAAATCTGGCAGATTCGGGAATAGAAGAATGTAAGATTAAAGAACTGAATCAGCTTAGTGTTTCGTATAACAAGATGCTTGAACGCCTTTCGGATGCATTTGAGATACAGAGACAATTTACTGCGAGTGCAGCACATGAGCTTCGAACTCCATTATCGTTAATGCAGGTACAGCTTGACTTGTATCATTCCACTCAGCATCCGGGCAGTGATGCAGACACCGTACAGATGATAAAGATGTTGACGGAACAAAATGACAGGCTTGGCAAGATGGTAAAAACACTTCTTGACATGAGTGAGCTTCAGACTGTAGGACGGGATGAAAAAATTATCCTTAATGATCTCGTTGACGAGGTATTGGAAGATTTGGAACCTCTTGCACAGGAAAAGAATATAAAACTTATTGGAAAATATAAGAATATAACGATGATTGGAAGTGATATCCTTATTTATAGGCTGGTATACAATCTTGTTGAGAATGCTATAAAATACAATCATTCAGATGGACAGGTTACAGTAAATGCATACAAAAACCAAAAACATATTTACCTGTCAGTAGAGGATACCGGAAGCGGAATTCCGAAAGAACTCAGGGAACGTGTATTTGAACCATTCTTTCGCGTGGATAAATCCAGAAGCCGAGAGCTTGGTGGTGTAGGACTTGGACTTGCTCTGGTTCATGAGATCGTGAGAGTGCACGATGGCAGTATCAGCATTAAGTCAAACCCTGCAGGTGGAACAATCTTTGAGGTGATTTTTGACCAGAAATCAAAGGAATAG
- a CDS encoding ABC transporter ATP-binding protein, which yields MNKREVMKVENLVRNYKMVYSDRQGEEEIKVLKGLDFTIEEQEFVGIMGKSGCGKTTLLKVLGLIDKPTSGKIFFTGKDASELWSDELADIRRREIGFVFQDFYLLNSLSVKENIMLPMVLDKAPVDKCYKNVETYAEKFGLSHLLEKQPYEVSGGEKQRVAICRALINNPDLILADEPTGNLDSKSGKIVIDALKDINEHMGKTIIMVTHDPQMASYCSRLILLKDGVILEDLKNSGDQEAFYQEILEKMKEL from the coding sequence ATGAATAAACGGGAAGTTATGAAAGTGGAGAACCTTGTTCGGAATTATAAAATGGTCTATTCTGACAGACAGGGTGAAGAAGAAATTAAAGTTTTAAAAGGGCTGGATTTTACCATTGAAGAACAGGAATTTGTCGGGATCATGGGAAAATCAGGATGCGGTAAGACAACGCTTTTAAAAGTGCTTGGTCTGATCGATAAGCCAACTTCCGGAAAGATATTTTTCACTGGAAAAGATGCATCTGAATTATGGAGTGATGAACTGGCAGATATACGCAGAAGAGAGATTGGATTCGTGTTTCAGGATTTTTATCTGTTAAATAGTCTGTCTGTAAAGGAGAACATCATGCTACCAATGGTGTTGGACAAGGCACCGGTTGATAAGTGTTATAAGAATGTAGAAACATATGCCGAAAAATTTGGTTTATCACACCTTCTCGAGAAGCAGCCATATGAAGTATCCGGCGGAGAAAAACAGAGAGTTGCGATTTGCCGTGCGCTGATCAATAATCCAGATCTGATCCTAGCGGACGAACCGACCGGAAACCTCGATTCCAAGTCCGGGAAGATCGTGATTGATGCATTGAAGGACATTAATGAACATATGGGAAAGACGATTATTATGGTCACACATGATCCGCAGATGGCAAGCTATTGCAGCCGGTTGATCCTGTTGAAAGATGGTGTGATACTGGAAGATCTGAAGAACAGTGGGGATCAGGAGGCATTTTATCAGGAGATTCTTGAGAAAATGAAAGAGTTGTAA
- a CDS encoding response regulator transcription factor — translation MILRLLIVEDEKQICDAVAKSLYDAGYEVDTCYDGEEALEYILTENYDLIVLDLNLPGMDGMEILKELRQSNEETKVLILSARGQIADKVEGLDAGANDYMEKPFHLQELEARIRSLTRRKFVQKDVCLESGDIMFDTIKREAYAKETKISLTRKEKGILEYLLLNLGRPVSQEELMEHVWDASVDSFSGAIRVHMSSLRRKLKAVLGYDAIMNKVGEGYKIREESD, via the coding sequence ATGATTTTGAGATTATTAATAGTTGAAGATGAAAAACAAATATGTGATGCGGTTGCGAAAAGTCTGTATGATGCCGGGTACGAGGTGGATACCTGTTATGATGGGGAAGAGGCATTGGAATACATCCTGACAGAAAATTATGATTTGATTGTTCTGGATCTGAATCTGCCCGGCATGGATGGGATGGAAATTCTAAAAGAACTCAGACAGAGCAATGAGGAGACAAAGGTTCTTATATTATCGGCAAGAGGGCAGATTGCAGATAAAGTCGAAGGGTTGGATGCTGGTGCGAATGATTATATGGAAAAGCCGTTTCATCTACAGGAACTTGAGGCTCGTATCAGAAGTCTGACAAGAAGGAAATTTGTACAAAAGGATGTATGTCTGGAAAGCGGTGATATCATGTTCGACACGATAAAACGTGAGGCATATGCAAAGGAAACAAAGATTTCCCTGACAAGAAAAGAAAAAGGAATTTTGGAATATTTGCTTCTTAACCTGGGAAGACCGGTAAGTCAGGAGGAATTGATGGAGCATGTCTGGGATGCATCTGTGGATAGCTTCAGTGGAGCCATCCGGGTGCATATGTCTTCGCTAAGGAGAAAGCTTAAGGCAGTGCTTGGATATGATGCAATTATGAATAAGGTGGGAGAAGGATATAAAATACGAGAGGAGTCTGATTGA